The following proteins are co-located in the bacterium genome:
- the mug gene encoding G/U mismatch-specific DNA glycosylase, which yields MLEAARDWTVRDVVGPGLRVLFVGINPGLYTGATGHHFARPGNRFWPTLHRAGFTPRLYAPCEAATLPALGLGVTNLVMRTTATAAELTPEELRAGGKRLARLVTRMRPRWVAFLGLDAYRVAFGRRTARVGEQPETLGPARVWLLPNPSGLNASWQAPALAQAFAALRRAAFADDA from the coding sequence ATGCTCGAGGCCGCGCGCGACTGGACGGTGCGCGACGTCGTCGGGCCGGGTCTGCGCGTGCTCTTCGTCGGCATCAATCCCGGCCTCTACACCGGCGCCACGGGTCATCACTTCGCGCGACCCGGCAATCGCTTCTGGCCGACGCTGCACCGCGCCGGCTTCACGCCGCGGCTCTATGCGCCGTGCGAGGCGGCGACGCTGCCGGCGCTCGGGCTCGGGGTCACGAACCTCGTCATGCGCACGACCGCGACCGCCGCGGAGCTGACGCCGGAGGAGCTGCGCGCGGGCGGGAAGCGCCTCGCGCGGCTGGTGACGCGCATGCGGCCGCGGTGGGTCGCGTTCCTCGGACTCGACGCCTACCGCGTCGCCTTCGGCCGCAGGACGGCGCGCGTCGGCGAGCAGCCCGAGACGCTGGGCCCGGCGCGGGTGTGGCTGCTGCCAAACCCGAGCGGGCTCAACGCCTCGTGGCAGGCGCCCGCCCTGGCGCAGGCCTTCGCGGCCCTGCGCCGGGCGGCGTTCGCGGACGACGCCTGA
- a CDS encoding discoidin domain-containing protein, with product MGRWAGGLIAGISALVLGLAVGPAPVAHAAEPVVLDTFDVAAGWTAAASPGTKTALTWERDDEGTALRLDYDLANASGFVILRHEVGRELPENFAFRFRLRGQAPRGTFEFKLVDRRGNVWWRRMPGFAFPRTWQAMVIRRSRLTHAWGPDADGGPREVAAIEIAVSGGEPGPGTLWLDDVVLEAREPIAADAAPPQVTASSARPGFDAAHVVDGMPASAWKSAPDDATASLTLDFGRNRELGGLVIDWDATDYAVAYTVETSHDGATWTPAFRTDTGKGNRAWIYMPDTEARWIRLDLERSSRGRGFGIANVAVKPVEFSDSPNAFFSAIAYDSPPGLYPKYLLGKQTYWTVVGVDGGVQEALVNEEGMVEIDRAFSIEPFLYTRGRLVTWHDADIWQEQEGGALPVVVWRHEGLRLRLTAFASGPPEWPTLYVRYRIDSRGGAREQVKLFLAIRPFQVLPPWQALNMQGGVAQIRELGFDGQVVRVDQARSIVPLTRPSSFGAATFEDGAVPEYLVLGVPPADQEVTDPFGFASGALEFTLRLEPGKPGEVAIAVPLHAGGDGVPPAVDAKQVAAEQEAVTRQWTRLLGRTEVSLPAAAEALTRTLRSTIAYTLVNRDRAALQPGSRTYARSWIRDGAMESEALLQMGFTQEVRDFLRWYATFQAPSGAVPCCVDARGPDWTPENDSEGAFIYALAEYYRYTRDAGFVHDLWPHVQRAVARIAALRAERMGAAWREPDRRAYFGLLPESISHEGYSGHPVHAYWDDFFALRGLKDAAALAVVVGDDEAATAYARLRDDFRETLLASLAATMAMHQITYLPGSVELGDFDPTSTSIAIVPGGELERLPPDAVRATYDRYWGEIETRLDGTWSGQAYSPYELRNVAAFVRLGQRERAHALLDYLMADRRPAAWNQWAEVVWLDRDLPRFIGDMPHTWVGAGFVQAVRNLLAYEREADQALVLAAGVKPEWLAAEGGVAVRRLPTHWGILNYAIRADGPDVVRLRVSGDLVVPPGKIVVPSPLPRPIVAVTVNGIPVENPDAATVRLDASPADVEIWYGAAPRAAAPPPSARDASAAPAALAPIGTDGEPSESGPNDASAPAEPAP from the coding sequence GTGGGACGGTGGGCTGGAGGACTGATCGCCGGGATCTCGGCCCTGGTGCTCGGCCTGGCGGTCGGGCCGGCTCCCGTGGCGCATGCCGCCGAGCCGGTCGTCCTCGACACCTTCGACGTCGCGGCCGGCTGGACGGCCGCCGCGTCGCCCGGCACGAAGACGGCGCTCACCTGGGAGCGCGACGACGAGGGCACGGCGCTGCGCCTCGACTACGATCTGGCGAACGCCTCGGGCTTCGTCATCCTGCGCCACGAGGTCGGCCGCGAGCTGCCCGAGAACTTCGCCTTCCGCTTCCGCCTGCGCGGCCAGGCGCCGCGCGGCACGTTCGAGTTCAAGCTCGTCGATCGGCGCGGCAACGTCTGGTGGCGGCGCATGCCGGGCTTCGCCTTCCCGCGCACCTGGCAGGCCATGGTCATCCGCCGTTCGCGGCTGACGCATGCCTGGGGCCCGGACGCCGACGGCGGGCCGCGCGAGGTGGCGGCGATCGAGATCGCCGTCAGCGGCGGCGAGCCGGGACCGGGGACGCTCTGGCTCGACGACGTCGTGCTCGAAGCGCGCGAGCCGATCGCCGCCGACGCCGCGCCGCCGCAGGTGACCGCGTCGAGCGCGCGACCGGGCTTCGACGCGGCGCACGTCGTCGACGGCATGCCGGCGAGCGCCTGGAAGAGCGCGCCCGACGACGCCACCGCGTCGCTGACGCTCGACTTCGGCCGCAACCGCGAGCTGGGCGGCCTCGTGATCGACTGGGACGCGACCGACTACGCCGTCGCCTACACGGTCGAGACGTCGCACGACGGCGCGACCTGGACGCCGGCGTTCCGCACCGACACCGGCAAGGGCAACCGCGCCTGGATCTACATGCCCGACACCGAGGCGCGCTGGATCCGGCTCGACCTCGAGCGCAGCAGCCGCGGCCGCGGCTTCGGCATCGCCAACGTCGCGGTGAAGCCGGTGGAGTTCTCCGACTCGCCGAACGCCTTCTTCTCGGCGATCGCCTACGATTCGCCGCCCGGGCTGTATCCGAAGTACCTCCTCGGCAAGCAGACCTACTGGACGGTGGTGGGTGTCGACGGCGGCGTGCAGGAGGCGCTGGTCAACGAGGAGGGCATGGTCGAGATCGACCGCGCCTTCTCGATCGAGCCCTTCCTCTACACGCGCGGCCGGCTCGTCACCTGGCACGACGCCGATATCTGGCAGGAGCAGGAGGGTGGGGCGCTTCCGGTCGTCGTGTGGCGCCACGAGGGCCTGCGCCTGCGGCTCACGGCGTTCGCGTCGGGGCCGCCGGAGTGGCCGACGCTCTACGTGCGCTACCGGATCGACAGCCGCGGCGGGGCCCGCGAGCAGGTGAAGCTCTTCCTCGCGATCCGCCCGTTCCAGGTGCTGCCGCCGTGGCAGGCGCTCAACATGCAGGGCGGCGTGGCGCAGATCCGCGAGCTCGGCTTCGACGGCCAGGTGGTCCGCGTCGACCAGGCGCGCTCGATCGTGCCCCTGACGCGCCCGAGCAGCTTCGGGGCCGCGACCTTCGAGGACGGCGCCGTCCCCGAGTACCTCGTCCTCGGCGTGCCGCCGGCCGACCAGGAGGTCACCGATCCGTTCGGCTTCGCGTCGGGCGCGCTCGAGTTCACGCTGCGGCTCGAGCCGGGGAAGCCCGGCGAGGTCGCGATCGCGGTGCCGCTGCACGCGGGCGGCGACGGGGTGCCGCCCGCGGTCGACGCGAAGCAGGTCGCGGCCGAGCAGGAGGCGGTCACGCGCCAGTGGACGCGGCTCCTCGGCCGCACGGAGGTGTCGCTGCCGGCGGCGGCGGAGGCGCTGACGCGCACGCTGCGCTCGACCATCGCGTACACGCTCGTCAACCGCGACCGGGCGGCGCTCCAGCCGGGCTCGCGCACCTACGCGCGCTCGTGGATCCGCGACGGCGCGATGGAGTCCGAGGCGCTGCTGCAGATGGGCTTCACGCAGGAGGTGCGCGACTTCCTGCGCTGGTATGCGACGTTCCAGGCGCCGAGCGGCGCGGTGCCCTGCTGCGTCGACGCCCGCGGCCCGGACTGGACGCCCGAGAACGACAGCGAGGGCGCGTTCATCTACGCCCTCGCCGAGTACTACCGCTACACCCGCGACGCCGGCTTCGTGCACGACCTCTGGCCGCACGTGCAGCGGGCCGTCGCGCGCATCGCGGCGCTGCGCGCCGAGCGCATGGGGGCGGCCTGGCGCGAGCCCGACCGGCGCGCGTACTTCGGCCTGCTGCCGGAGTCGATCAGCCACGAGGGCTACTCGGGGCACCCGGTGCACGCCTACTGGGACGACTTCTTCGCGCTGCGCGGCCTGAAGGACGCGGCGGCGCTCGCAGTCGTGGTCGGCGACGACGAGGCGGCCACCGCGTACGCGCGGCTGCGCGACGACTTCCGTGAGACGCTGCTCGCGTCGCTCGCGGCGACGATGGCGATGCACCAGATCACGTACCTCCCGGGCTCGGTCGAGCTCGGCGACTTCGACCCGACCTCGACGAGCATCGCGATCGTGCCCGGCGGCGAGCTCGAGCGGCTGCCGCCCGACGCCGTGCGCGCCACCTACGACCGCTACTGGGGCGAGATCGAGACGCGGCTCGACGGCACCTGGAGCGGGCAGGCGTACTCGCCCTACGAGCTGCGCAACGTCGCCGCGTTCGTGCGCCTCGGCCAGCGCGAGCGCGCGCACGCGCTGCTCGACTACCTCATGGCCGATCGGCGCCCGGCGGCGTGGAATCAATGGGCGGAGGTCGTCTGGCTCGACCGCGACCTGCCGCGCTTCATCGGCGACATGCCGCACACGTGGGTCGGCGCCGGCTTCGTGCAGGCGGTGCGCAATCTGCTCGCGTACGAGCGCGAAGCCGACCAGGCGCTCGTGCTCGCGGCGGGCGTGAAGCCCGAGTGGCTCGCGGCCGAGGGCGGCGTCGCCGTGCGCCGGCTGCCGACCCACTGGGGCATCCTCAACTACGCCATCCGCGCCGACGGGCCGGACGTCGTGCGCCTGCGGGTCTCGGGCGATCTCGTCGTCCCGCCCGGGAAGATCGTGGTGCCGTCACCGCTGCCGCGGCCGATCGTCGCCGTCACCGTCAACGGCATCCCGGTGGAGAACCCGGATGCGGCCACCGTGCGCCTCGACGCGTCGCCGGCCGACGTCGAGATCTGGTACGGCGCAGCGCCGCGCGCGGCCGCGCCGCCGCCGTCCGCGCGTGACGCATCCGCGGCGCCGGCGGCGCTGGCGCCGATCGGCACGGACGGGGAGCCATCCGAGTCCGGCCCGAACGATGCCTCCGCCCCGGCGGAGCCGGCACCGTGA
- a CDS encoding twin-arginine translocation signal domain-containing protein, whose protein sequence is MKRRDFLRTAAVLGAASMIGTRPDDADAKRLPGGSILDRPAAAAPIDTIVVCMMENRSFDHYMGWLATDETYLETGRSLWGKRFRVDGSTTQTYARANGTRVATYPMLSELAQPWRGCGFRDPGHGWNAGRAQRDGGFLATGSGNDEFALGWYRESDLPFYGALTRRFTTFDRYHCSVLGPTYPNREYLHSAQSGGLKNNAFPFEVGYPNGFPWATIWDRLAAAGVPARYYYVDLPFVALFGPRLAPIASPIANYFEDAAAGRLPRVVFLDPGFLGEFQSDEHPHGDVRDGQRLVQQFVKAFVESPHWRSGAFILTYDEWGGFFDHVAPPRLRDDRANRRDDQNDFSQAGFRVPTRLISPFARRNFVDHRVYDHTSILRFIEWRFLGTRADGVGSRRDPVYLTERDRHAKNIAQTLSPTAPDFDFDTGPVDPGSSPGCGSEAAATLAARAALPPSDFERGVDWVASQGYRIGNWLPGR, encoded by the coding sequence ATGAAGCGACGCGACTTCCTGCGCACCGCCGCCGTCCTCGGTGCGGCGAGCATGATCGGTACCCGTCCCGACGACGCCGATGCGAAGCGGCTGCCCGGCGGCAGCATCCTCGACCGGCCCGCCGCAGCGGCCCCGATCGACACCATCGTGGTCTGCATGATGGAGAACCGATCGTTCGACCACTACATGGGCTGGCTCGCCACCGACGAGACCTACCTCGAGACCGGCCGCAGCCTATGGGGCAAACGCTTCCGGGTCGACGGCAGCACGACCCAGACCTACGCCCGTGCGAACGGGACGCGGGTCGCGACCTACCCCATGCTGAGCGAGCTCGCGCAGCCCTGGCGCGGATGCGGATTCCGCGATCCCGGCCACGGCTGGAACGCCGGGCGCGCGCAGCGCGACGGCGGCTTCCTCGCCACCGGCAGCGGCAACGACGAGTTCGCGCTCGGCTGGTACCGCGAGAGCGACCTGCCCTTCTACGGTGCGCTCACGCGGCGCTTCACCACCTTCGACCGCTACCACTGCTCGGTCCTCGGCCCCACCTATCCGAACCGCGAGTACCTGCACTCGGCGCAGTCCGGCGGGCTCAAGAACAACGCCTTCCCGTTCGAGGTCGGCTATCCCAACGGCTTCCCGTGGGCGACGATCTGGGATCGGCTCGCGGCCGCCGGGGTGCCGGCGCGCTACTACTACGTCGACCTGCCCTTCGTGGCGCTCTTCGGCCCGCGCCTGGCGCCGATCGCGAGCCCGATCGCCAACTACTTCGAGGACGCGGCCGCGGGACGCCTGCCGCGCGTGGTCTTCCTCGATCCGGGCTTCCTCGGCGAGTTCCAGAGCGACGAGCATCCGCACGGCGACGTGCGCGACGGCCAGCGTCTCGTGCAGCAGTTCGTGAAGGCGTTCGTGGAGTCGCCGCACTGGCGCTCGGGCGCGTTCATCCTCACCTACGACGAGTGGGGCGGCTTCTTCGATCACGTCGCGCCGCCGCGGCTGCGCGACGACCGCGCCAATCGCCGCGACGATCAGAACGACTTCTCGCAGGCCGGCTTCCGCGTGCCGACCCGGCTCATCTCGCCGTTCGCGCGGCGCAACTTCGTCGACCATCGGGTCTACGACCACACCTCGATCCTGCGCTTCATCGAGTGGCGCTTCCTCGGCACCCGGGCGGACGGCGTCGGTAGCCGCCGCGACCCGGTCTATCTCACCGAGCGCGACCGGCACGCGAAGAACATCGCCCAGACCTTGAGCCCGACGGCGCCGGACTTCGACTTCGACACCGGCCCCGTCGACCCGGGCAGCTCGCCGGGCTGCGGCTCGGAGGCGGCGGCGACGCTCGCGGCGCGGGCGGCGCTCCCACCCAGCGATTTCGAGCGCGGCGTCGACTGGGTCGCGAGCCAGGGCTACCGGATCGGCAACTGGCTCCCGGGCCGCTGA